A single window of Oreochromis aureus strain Israel breed Guangdong linkage group 7, ZZ_aureus, whole genome shotgun sequence DNA harbors:
- the LOC116319115 gene encoding ovochymase-2 isoform X3 yields the protein MLGLVMRTTAALLSLYFWVNTGIHAAQTGSKCGISQVCNPMVSSLRVVGGTEAMYGSHPWLVSLQNRGSHFCGGSILSDRWIMTAAHCFTSLSKEFLIGVRVIVGEFDQRVHDEEEQVFLVKSVSVHEKYNPALPMNYDIALIELNQRIQMGARVQPICLPLPNENILPQTTCMTAGWGRIKERSMMNQRLIRPQPSMTVLCAGPETGGRDACQGDSGGPLVCPARSEGHHWVALGVTSWGKGCGRSWGNNSSRPPSKRGSPGIFTDVRLLLPWIKRKLREAEHQQQTTVSSRLCSVRDGPVSDINGVIKNPRLHGDRYDNNQLCLWSISVPPGYSILLEFDLFDLENDSYCRYDRLTVSIGSHRPVGVFCGSVLPGPILLNNSHNATLLFSSDISRAGSGFVIRHHAVKGHFHPGCGTLVLVEDKASIHSPNHPQAYSNDCVLRWVIHAPLGHVVKLEFTDFDLEESERCLYDSLTVLGDVEGTEEIALLCGGSIPPPVLSYNSTMVLQFTSDSSITHRGFRATLTFISITEPVVQHYRTRALPLRAVDHDASEDVTLNVDWSVDEDYSSESSELA from the exons ATGCTTGGGTTAGTAATGAGGACCACCGCCGCTCTGCTCTCTCTGTATTTTTGGGTAAACACTGGCATCCATGCTGCTCAAACAG GTtcaaaatgtgggatttctcaAGTGTGTAACCCGATGGTTTCCTCTCTGAGGGTGGTAGGAGGAACTGAAGCCATGTACGGATCACACCCGTGGTTG GTTTCCCTCCAGAACAGGGGCTCACATTTCTGTGGAGGATCCATCTTGAGTGACCGCTGGATAATGACTGCTGCACACTGCTTCACATCTTTGTCAAA AGAGTTTCTCATTGGTGTAAGAGTCATTGTTGGAGAGTTTGACCAGAGAGTACACGATGAGGAGGAGCAAGTCTTTCTGGTCAAGTCTGTCTCAGTCCATGAGAAGTACAACCCTGCTCTGCCGATGAACTATGACATAGCTCTCATAGAGCTGAACCAACGCATCCAGATGG GAGCTCGTGTCCAGCCGATATGTCTGCCTTTACCTAATGAGAATATCCTTCCTCAGACCACTTGCATGACGGCTGGATGGGGAAGGATAAAGGAAC GTTCTATGATGAACCAGAGACTCATCCGGCCTCAGCCAAGCATGACAGTTCTATGTGCCGGCCCAGAGACAGGAGGGAGAGATGCTTGTCAG GGAGACTCAGGAGGTCCTTTAGTATGTCCAGCAAGGTCAGAAGGTCATCACTGGGTGGCTCTGGGCGTGACTTCCTGGGGTAAAGGATGTGGTAGGAGCTGGGGAAACAACAGCAGCCGCCCCCCTTCCAAACGAGGTTCTCCGGGGATTTTCACTGACgtcaggctgctgctgccttGGATCAAGCGTAAATTGAGAGAGG CTGAGCACCAGCAGCAGACAACGGTTTCATCAA GACTCTGCAGTGTGAGAGATGGGCCTGTGTCTGACATTAACGGGGTAATCAAAAATCCCAGGCTCCATGGCGATCGCTATGACAACAACCA GTTGTGTTTGTGGAGCATCAGCGTTCCTCCAGGTTATAGTATTCTGCTGGAGTTCGATCTTTTTGACTTGGAGAACGACTCATACTGTCGGTACGATCGACTCACTGTTTCAATAGGAAGCCATCGGCCTGTTG GAGTATTCTGTGGAAGTGTGCTGCCCGGCCCAATTCTTCTAAATAATTCCCACAATGCCACACTTCTCTTTTCCTCTGATATTAGCAGAGCAGGAAGTGGCTTTGTAATTAGGCACCATGCGGTCAAAGGACACTTTCATCCTG GATGTGGGACACTTGTTCTGGTTGAAGATAAGGCTTCTATACACAGTCCAAATCACCCACAAGCCTACAGTAATGACTGTGTCCTCCGCTGGGTAATCCATGCTCCTCTGGGTCATGTAGTTAAG CTGGAGTTTACTGATTTTGACCTGGAGGAGTCGGAGAGATGCTTGTATGATTCCCTCACTGTCCTTGGAGATGTTGAAGGAACAGAGGAGATCG CCTTGCTGTGTGGCGGCAGTATCCCTCCTCCTGTCCTGTCCTACAACAGCACCATGGTGCTTCAATTTACGTCGGACAGCAGCATCACTCATAGGGGGTTCAGGGCTACACTGACATTCATCAGCATTACAG AACCAGTTGTGCAGCATTACAGAACCAGAGCCCTGCCTCTCCGGGCCGTGGACCATGACGCCTCAGAGGATGTTACCCTGAATGTGGACTGGAGTGTAGATGAAGATTACAGCagtgaatcatcagagctggcATAG
- the LOC116319115 gene encoding ovochymase-2 isoform X4: MLGLVMRTTAALLSLYFWVNTGIHAAQTGSKCGISQVCNPMVSSLRVVGGTEAMYGSHPWLVSLQNRGSHFCGGSILSDRWIMTAAHCFTSLSKEFLIGVRVIVGEFDQRVHDEEEQVFLVKSVSVHEKYNPALPMNYDIALIELNQRIQMGARVQPICLPLPNENILPQTTCMTAGWGRIKERGRLPVVLREVHLDLVDGAKCKYVLQTLKGSMMNQRLIRPQPSMTVLCAGPETGGRDACQGDSGGPLVCPARSEGHHWVALGVTSWGKGCGRSWGNNSSRPPSKRGSPGIFTDVRLLLPWIKRKLREAEHQQQTTVSSRLCSVRDGPVSDINGVIKNPRLHGDRYDNNQLCLWSISVPPGYSILLEFDLFDLENDSYCRYDRLTVSIGSHRPVGCGTLVLVEDKASIHSPNHPQAYSNDCVLRWVIHAPLGHVVKLEFTDFDLEESERCLYDSLTVLGDVEGTEEIALLCGGSIPPPVLSYNSTMVLQFTSDSSITHRGFRATLTFISITEPVVQHYRTRALPLRAVDHDASEDVTLNVDWSVDEDYSSESSELA, encoded by the exons ATGCTTGGGTTAGTAATGAGGACCACCGCCGCTCTGCTCTCTCTGTATTTTTGGGTAAACACTGGCATCCATGCTGCTCAAACAG GTtcaaaatgtgggatttctcaAGTGTGTAACCCGATGGTTTCCTCTCTGAGGGTGGTAGGAGGAACTGAAGCCATGTACGGATCACACCCGTGGTTG GTTTCCCTCCAGAACAGGGGCTCACATTTCTGTGGAGGATCCATCTTGAGTGACCGCTGGATAATGACTGCTGCACACTGCTTCACATCTTTGTCAAA AGAGTTTCTCATTGGTGTAAGAGTCATTGTTGGAGAGTTTGACCAGAGAGTACACGATGAGGAGGAGCAAGTCTTTCTGGTCAAGTCTGTCTCAGTCCATGAGAAGTACAACCCTGCTCTGCCGATGAACTATGACATAGCTCTCATAGAGCTGAACCAACGCATCCAGATGG GAGCTCGTGTCCAGCCGATATGTCTGCCTTTACCTAATGAGAATATCCTTCCTCAGACCACTTGCATGACGGCTGGATGGGGAAGGATAAAGGAAC GCGGCCGTCTTCCTGTGGTTCTGAGAGAGGTGCATTTGGATTTGGTTGATGGAGCCAAATGTAAATATGTCCTCCAAACTCTTAAAGGTTCTATGATGAACCAGAGACTCATCCGGCCTCAGCCAAGCATGACAGTTCTATGTGCCGGCCCAGAGACAGGAGGGAGAGATGCTTGTCAG GGAGACTCAGGAGGTCCTTTAGTATGTCCAGCAAGGTCAGAAGGTCATCACTGGGTGGCTCTGGGCGTGACTTCCTGGGGTAAAGGATGTGGTAGGAGCTGGGGAAACAACAGCAGCCGCCCCCCTTCCAAACGAGGTTCTCCGGGGATTTTCACTGACgtcaggctgctgctgccttGGATCAAGCGTAAATTGAGAGAGG CTGAGCACCAGCAGCAGACAACGGTTTCATCAA GACTCTGCAGTGTGAGAGATGGGCCTGTGTCTGACATTAACGGGGTAATCAAAAATCCCAGGCTCCATGGCGATCGCTATGACAACAACCA GTTGTGTTTGTGGAGCATCAGCGTTCCTCCAGGTTATAGTATTCTGCTGGAGTTCGATCTTTTTGACTTGGAGAACGACTCATACTGTCGGTACGATCGACTCACTGTTTCAATAGGAAGCCATCGGCCTGTTG GATGTGGGACACTTGTTCTGGTTGAAGATAAGGCTTCTATACACAGTCCAAATCACCCACAAGCCTACAGTAATGACTGTGTCCTCCGCTGGGTAATCCATGCTCCTCTGGGTCATGTAGTTAAG CTGGAGTTTACTGATTTTGACCTGGAGGAGTCGGAGAGATGCTTGTATGATTCCCTCACTGTCCTTGGAGATGTTGAAGGAACAGAGGAGATCG CCTTGCTGTGTGGCGGCAGTATCCCTCCTCCTGTCCTGTCCTACAACAGCACCATGGTGCTTCAATTTACGTCGGACAGCAGCATCACTCATAGGGGGTTCAGGGCTACACTGACATTCATCAGCATTACAG AACCAGTTGTGCAGCATTACAGAACCAGAGCCCTGCCTCTCCGGGCCGTGGACCATGACGCCTCAGAGGATGTTACCCTGAATGTGGACTGGAGTGTAGATGAAGATTACAGCagtgaatcatcagagctggcATAG
- the LOC116319115 gene encoding ovochymase-2 isoform X1 has product MLGLVMRTTAALLSLYFWVNTGIHAAQTGSKCGISQVCNPMVSSLRVVGGTEAMYGSHPWLVSLQNRGSHFCGGSILSDRWIMTAAHCFTSLSKEFLIGVRVIVGEFDQRVHDEEEQVFLVKSVSVHEKYNPALPMNYDIALIELNQRIQMGARVQPICLPLPNENILPQTTCMTAGWGRIKERGRLPVVLREVHLDLVDGAKCKYVLQTLKGSMMNQRLIRPQPSMTVLCAGPETGGRDACQGDSGGPLVCPARSEGHHWVALGVTSWGKGCGRSWGNNSSRPPSKRGSPGIFTDVRLLLPWIKRKLREAEHQQQTTVSSRLCSVRDGPVSDINGVIKNPRLHGDRYDNNQLCLWSISVPPGYSILLEFDLFDLENDSYCRYDRLTVSIGSHRPVGVFCGSVLPGPILLNNSHNATLLFSSDISRAGSGFVIRHHAVKGHFHPGCGTLVLVEDKASIHSPNHPQAYSNDCVLRWVIHAPLGHVVKLEFTDFDLEESERCLYDSLTVLGDVEGTEEIALLCGGSIPPPVLSYNSTMVLQFTSDSSITHRGFRATLTFISITEPVVQHYRTRALPLRAVDHDASEDVTLNVDWSVDEDYSSESSELA; this is encoded by the exons ATGCTTGGGTTAGTAATGAGGACCACCGCCGCTCTGCTCTCTCTGTATTTTTGGGTAAACACTGGCATCCATGCTGCTCAAACAG GTtcaaaatgtgggatttctcaAGTGTGTAACCCGATGGTTTCCTCTCTGAGGGTGGTAGGAGGAACTGAAGCCATGTACGGATCACACCCGTGGTTG GTTTCCCTCCAGAACAGGGGCTCACATTTCTGTGGAGGATCCATCTTGAGTGACCGCTGGATAATGACTGCTGCACACTGCTTCACATCTTTGTCAAA AGAGTTTCTCATTGGTGTAAGAGTCATTGTTGGAGAGTTTGACCAGAGAGTACACGATGAGGAGGAGCAAGTCTTTCTGGTCAAGTCTGTCTCAGTCCATGAGAAGTACAACCCTGCTCTGCCGATGAACTATGACATAGCTCTCATAGAGCTGAACCAACGCATCCAGATGG GAGCTCGTGTCCAGCCGATATGTCTGCCTTTACCTAATGAGAATATCCTTCCTCAGACCACTTGCATGACGGCTGGATGGGGAAGGATAAAGGAAC GCGGCCGTCTTCCTGTGGTTCTGAGAGAGGTGCATTTGGATTTGGTTGATGGAGCCAAATGTAAATATGTCCTCCAAACTCTTAAAGGTTCTATGATGAACCAGAGACTCATCCGGCCTCAGCCAAGCATGACAGTTCTATGTGCCGGCCCAGAGACAGGAGGGAGAGATGCTTGTCAG GGAGACTCAGGAGGTCCTTTAGTATGTCCAGCAAGGTCAGAAGGTCATCACTGGGTGGCTCTGGGCGTGACTTCCTGGGGTAAAGGATGTGGTAGGAGCTGGGGAAACAACAGCAGCCGCCCCCCTTCCAAACGAGGTTCTCCGGGGATTTTCACTGACgtcaggctgctgctgccttGGATCAAGCGTAAATTGAGAGAGG CTGAGCACCAGCAGCAGACAACGGTTTCATCAA GACTCTGCAGTGTGAGAGATGGGCCTGTGTCTGACATTAACGGGGTAATCAAAAATCCCAGGCTCCATGGCGATCGCTATGACAACAACCA GTTGTGTTTGTGGAGCATCAGCGTTCCTCCAGGTTATAGTATTCTGCTGGAGTTCGATCTTTTTGACTTGGAGAACGACTCATACTGTCGGTACGATCGACTCACTGTTTCAATAGGAAGCCATCGGCCTGTTG GAGTATTCTGTGGAAGTGTGCTGCCCGGCCCAATTCTTCTAAATAATTCCCACAATGCCACACTTCTCTTTTCCTCTGATATTAGCAGAGCAGGAAGTGGCTTTGTAATTAGGCACCATGCGGTCAAAGGACACTTTCATCCTG GATGTGGGACACTTGTTCTGGTTGAAGATAAGGCTTCTATACACAGTCCAAATCACCCACAAGCCTACAGTAATGACTGTGTCCTCCGCTGGGTAATCCATGCTCCTCTGGGTCATGTAGTTAAG CTGGAGTTTACTGATTTTGACCTGGAGGAGTCGGAGAGATGCTTGTATGATTCCCTCACTGTCCTTGGAGATGTTGAAGGAACAGAGGAGATCG CCTTGCTGTGTGGCGGCAGTATCCCTCCTCCTGTCCTGTCCTACAACAGCACCATGGTGCTTCAATTTACGTCGGACAGCAGCATCACTCATAGGGGGTTCAGGGCTACACTGACATTCATCAGCATTACAG AACCAGTTGTGCAGCATTACAGAACCAGAGCCCTGCCTCTCCGGGCCGTGGACCATGACGCCTCAGAGGATGTTACCCTGAATGTGGACTGGAGTGTAGATGAAGATTACAGCagtgaatcatcagagctggcATAG
- the LOC116319115 gene encoding ovochymase-2 isoform X2 has protein sequence MLGLVMRTTAALLSLYFWVNTGIHAAQTGSKCGISQVCNPMVSSLRVVGGTEAMYGSHPWLVSLQNRGSHFCGGSILSDRWIMTAAHCFTSLSKEFLIGVRVIVGEFDQRVHDEEEQVFLVKSVSVHEKYNPALPMNYDIALIELNQRIQMGARVQPICLPLPNENILPQTTCMTAGWGRIKERGRLPVVLREVHLDLVDGAKCKYVLQTLKGSMMNQRLIRPQPSMTVLCAGPETGGRDACQGDSGGPLVCPARSEGHHWVALGVTSWGKGCGRSWGNNSSRPPSKRGSPGIFTDVRLLLPWIKRKLREAEHQQQTTVSSRLCSVRDGPVSDINGVIKNPRLHGDRYDNNQLCLWSISVPPGYSILLEFDLFDLENDSYCRYDRLTVSIGSHRPVGVFCGSVLPGPILLNNSHNATLLFSSDISRAGSGFVIRHHAVKGHFHPGCGTLVLVEDKASIHSPNHPQAYSNDCVLRWVIHAPLGHVVKESERCLYDSLTVLGDVEGTEEIALLCGGSIPPPVLSYNSTMVLQFTSDSSITHRGFRATLTFISITEPVVQHYRTRALPLRAVDHDASEDVTLNVDWSVDEDYSSESSELA, from the exons ATGCTTGGGTTAGTAATGAGGACCACCGCCGCTCTGCTCTCTCTGTATTTTTGGGTAAACACTGGCATCCATGCTGCTCAAACAG GTtcaaaatgtgggatttctcaAGTGTGTAACCCGATGGTTTCCTCTCTGAGGGTGGTAGGAGGAACTGAAGCCATGTACGGATCACACCCGTGGTTG GTTTCCCTCCAGAACAGGGGCTCACATTTCTGTGGAGGATCCATCTTGAGTGACCGCTGGATAATGACTGCTGCACACTGCTTCACATCTTTGTCAAA AGAGTTTCTCATTGGTGTAAGAGTCATTGTTGGAGAGTTTGACCAGAGAGTACACGATGAGGAGGAGCAAGTCTTTCTGGTCAAGTCTGTCTCAGTCCATGAGAAGTACAACCCTGCTCTGCCGATGAACTATGACATAGCTCTCATAGAGCTGAACCAACGCATCCAGATGG GAGCTCGTGTCCAGCCGATATGTCTGCCTTTACCTAATGAGAATATCCTTCCTCAGACCACTTGCATGACGGCTGGATGGGGAAGGATAAAGGAAC GCGGCCGTCTTCCTGTGGTTCTGAGAGAGGTGCATTTGGATTTGGTTGATGGAGCCAAATGTAAATATGTCCTCCAAACTCTTAAAGGTTCTATGATGAACCAGAGACTCATCCGGCCTCAGCCAAGCATGACAGTTCTATGTGCCGGCCCAGAGACAGGAGGGAGAGATGCTTGTCAG GGAGACTCAGGAGGTCCTTTAGTATGTCCAGCAAGGTCAGAAGGTCATCACTGGGTGGCTCTGGGCGTGACTTCCTGGGGTAAAGGATGTGGTAGGAGCTGGGGAAACAACAGCAGCCGCCCCCCTTCCAAACGAGGTTCTCCGGGGATTTTCACTGACgtcaggctgctgctgccttGGATCAAGCGTAAATTGAGAGAGG CTGAGCACCAGCAGCAGACAACGGTTTCATCAA GACTCTGCAGTGTGAGAGATGGGCCTGTGTCTGACATTAACGGGGTAATCAAAAATCCCAGGCTCCATGGCGATCGCTATGACAACAACCA GTTGTGTTTGTGGAGCATCAGCGTTCCTCCAGGTTATAGTATTCTGCTGGAGTTCGATCTTTTTGACTTGGAGAACGACTCATACTGTCGGTACGATCGACTCACTGTTTCAATAGGAAGCCATCGGCCTGTTG GAGTATTCTGTGGAAGTGTGCTGCCCGGCCCAATTCTTCTAAATAATTCCCACAATGCCACACTTCTCTTTTCCTCTGATATTAGCAGAGCAGGAAGTGGCTTTGTAATTAGGCACCATGCGGTCAAAGGACACTTTCATCCTG GATGTGGGACACTTGTTCTGGTTGAAGATAAGGCTTCTATACACAGTCCAAATCACCCACAAGCCTACAGTAATGACTGTGTCCTCCGCTGGGTAATCCATGCTCCTCTGGGTCATGTAGTTAAG GAGTCGGAGAGATGCTTGTATGATTCCCTCACTGTCCTTGGAGATGTTGAAGGAACAGAGGAGATCG CCTTGCTGTGTGGCGGCAGTATCCCTCCTCCTGTCCTGTCCTACAACAGCACCATGGTGCTTCAATTTACGTCGGACAGCAGCATCACTCATAGGGGGTTCAGGGCTACACTGACATTCATCAGCATTACAG AACCAGTTGTGCAGCATTACAGAACCAGAGCCCTGCCTCTCCGGGCCGTGGACCATGACGCCTCAGAGGATGTTACCCTGAATGTGGACTGGAGTGTAGATGAAGATTACAGCagtgaatcatcagagctggcATAG